CTTCGGCCTGGCGCGAAGCCGAGCGGCAGGGCGTGTACCGGGGCAGTGCGGACGACAATCGCGACGGCTTCATCCATTTTTCCACGGCCTCGCAGGTCGCCGAGACCGCGCGCAAGCATTACCACGGACAAACCGGCCTGTTCCTGGTCGCGGTCGACGCCGATGCGCTCGGCGATGCCCTGCGTTGGGAGCGGTCGCGCAATGACGAACTGTTTCCACATCTCTATGGCGAACTCGACCTCGGCGCGGTCACCGAAATCCTGAGCCTGCGCGCGCGCTCCGACGGCGGCCACGACGTTCCGGAGCTCAAGCCGTGATCCGTGCCTTCGACGCCTTCTCGCTGCCGCTGCTGCGCTGGTTCGATCCCGAGGATGCCCATCGCATGGCGATCCAGGGCCTGAAACTGCTGCCGCCGGTCCGGCTGCGGCCGGATGATCCCAAGCTCGCGGTGCGCGCCTTCGGGCTGAACTTTCCGAATCCGATCGGCATGGCGGCGGGGTTCGACAAGAGCGCCGAGGTGCCTGACGCGCTGTTGCGGCTCGGCTTCGGCTTTGTCGAGATCGGCTCGGTGACACCGAAACCGCAGGCCGGCAATCCGCGGCCGCGGCTGTTTCGCCTCGAGCGCGACGAAGCCGTCATCAACCGCATGGGCTTCAACAATGACGGCGCGGAAGCCGTGCTGCGGCGGCTCGCCGCGCGCGCCGGCGGTGGCGGCATCGTCGGCGTCAATGTCGGGGCCAACAAGGATTCAGAGGACCGCATTGCCGACTACGTGAAGCTGATCGAGACCTTCGCGCCGGTCGCGAGCTATTTCACCGTCAACGTCTCCTCGCCGAATACGCCGGGCCTGCGCAATCTGCAGCAATCGGCGGCGCTCGACGATTTGCTGGCGCGGGTGATCGATACCCGCGAGCGCGTGCGCAAGAACGCCGGCGATTCACCGGTGCTGCTGAAGATCGCCCCGGATCTGAGCCTCGCCGAGCTCGACGACGTCGTGCACATCGCTCGCTCGCGCGGCGTCGACGGCATGATCGTCGCCAACACCACGCTGGCGCGTCCCTCGACCTTGCGCGAGGAAACCCGTGCCAAGGAGCAGGGCGGCCTGTCGGGCCGTCCGTTGTTTCGCCTCTCGACGCGGATGGTGGCCGAGACCTATGTGCGTGTCGAAGGCGCCTTTCCCTTGATCGGCGTCGGCGGCATCGATTCCGGCGGCGCCGCGCTGACCAAGATCCGCGCTGGCGCCAGCCTGATCCAGCTCTATTCCTCGCTGGTCTACAAGGGCATCGGCCTGGTCGAGGACATCAAGCGCGATCTGTCCTCGACCCTGCTGCGCACGGGGCGCGACTCTTTGTCGGAAATCGTCGGCGCCGACGCCGCGGCCATCACGGCCGAGGACTGGCCGGTGAGGTAGCGAACGTCTTCCGCAGCATCGCCGGATAGCGCAGGCCCTGCAGGCCGCCGCGGGCGACGTAGAAGCCGATCAGAGCGATCCACAGGCCGGTGTTGCCGTATGCGCTGAGCGCCCACCAGGTGGCGAGGAAGATCGCGAGCGAGGCCAGCATCAGATTGCGCATCTCGCGCGCCCAGGTTGCGCCGACATAGATGCCGTCGAAGCCGAACGCGAACACGCCGGGCAGGGGCGCCATGACCACGAACGGCAGGAAGTCGCGCGCATAGCGGCGCACGTCGTCGCTGGTCGTCATCAGCTTGATCAGCGCCGGTCCGAACAGTGCGAACAGCACCGACACCACCAGCGCAAAGCCGATGCCCCACAGCAGCACCAGCCGGGTCGAATCGGCAAAGCCGCGTCCGTCGCGCGCGCCGAAGGCGCGGCCGCACAGCTGCTGGGCGGCGTTGGCGAGGCCGTCGAGAAAGAAGGCGCTGACCAGCAGGAAGTTGTTCAGCACCGAATTCGCCGCCAGCGTGACGTCGCCCTCGCGCGCGCCCTTGGCGGTGAAGAACAGGAACACGACGATCAGCGCCGCGGTACGGACCATGATGTCGCGGTTGACGGCCAGCATGCGCATCAGCTTGGTGCGATCGAACAGCGTGGCCGCGGGAACCGCGAAGCCTGTTTGCGAGATCCGCCACGCCACGACGATGCCGACAACGAAACCAGCGGTCTCGGCGAGCACGGCGGCGATCGCGGCTCCGGCAATGCCGGCGCCATAGGCCTGCACCAGCAGCACGGTCGCAATCATGTTGATCAGGTTGATCACGATCTGCAGCGCCAGCGCCAGATTGGCGCGCGCCTGGCCGACCAGCCAGCCCAGGATGACGTAATTGGCGAGCGCCAGCGGCGCCGACCAGATCCGGATCATGAAATAGGTTTTCGCCGCACGCGTGACGCCTTCGCTGCCGCCCATCAGCTGGAACGTGATTGCGGCGAGCGGCAGCTGCAGCGCGATCAGCGCGGCGCCGATCAGGCCGGCGACGATGAAGCCGCGCACCAGGATCGCGGCGTATTCCTGCGGCTCGCCGGCGCCTTGCGCCTGCGCGGTGAAGGCCAGTGTGCTCATGCGCAGGAAAGCGAACAGCCAGAACAGGCAATCGAAGATCACCGAGGCCATCGCCACCCCGCCGAGCTGCGCAGCATCGTCGAGGCGGCCGATCGCGGTGGTCGAGACGATGCCGATCAGCGGCGTGGTCAAATTGGCGACCATCGCGGGGCCGGCGATGGCGAACACCTGGCGGGTGGAGATCTTCGGGTGGATGGGTGCGTGCATGGCTACGGTTGCAAGGAATGTATGCTTCTAGCGCGTCGTCCGTCGCGCGACCATGCCGGAATTGTGCTCAGAGCAATGCGGCGGCGAGGGGGGTGGGCAGCCGGCAACGCAATTGCGTCGTCAGAACACCACGACCAAGCCGTCGCTCGCGGCCGCATAGGGTAGCTCGTCGATGCGAGCGAGCACGTCGTCGCTCATATGGGTCAGCACCACTCGCCTTGCGTTGATGACCGGCAAATGCGCTTCCAGCGTTTTCAGGCTGAGATGGTTCTTGACCGTTCTGTCGTAGGTGTAGGCTTCGGCGATGAAGAGGTCTGCGTTCTGCGCGGCCGGGATCAGCGCGTCGGTCCACTCGGTGTCGGCGCTATAGCAGACGGTGCGGCCTTCCGCCTCGACGCGATAGGCGAGAAACGGCCCGCCGGATTCGCCATGCACCACAGGGTAGGGCGTCACGGTCACGTCGCCGAAGCTGCGCCGTTCCCTTGGCGCGAGCGTGACGACGGACAGGTCGAAGCGCTGCCTGGTTTTGGAGGAATGCTCGAACATCACCTCCATCACTTCGGGCAATTTCGTCTCGATGCCTTGCGGCCCCGCGATCACCAGCGGCCGGGTGCGGCGGGAGAACTGCGCATCGAGCAGGAAGAACGGCAATCCGGCAAAATGGTCGCCGTGGAAATGCGTGATCAGGATCAGGTCGATCGCGTCGCGGTCGATCTCGAGCCGCTTCAGCGCCGGCAGCGAGGAGGCGCCGCAATCGATCAGGAAATTGACGCGCTCGCTGCTGACGTGGAAGCAGGTGTTGAAGCGGCCGCCGGAGCCGAACGCATCGCCGCAGCCGACAAATCGCAATTGCATCGGCTGCGGGCCTTCCCTTGGATCACCGGCCGCGCGGCGCACCGAACAGCCGCGACAGCAGCCAGATCGGGATCACGATCACGGCGCCGAGCAGGAAGTAGCGCCAGGCCCAGTTGATCGCGTCGAAGCCGAAATCCCAGATGGTCTGGAACAGCCTGCGGACGCTGTAGAGGATGTTCCATGGGTCGAGGCCGATCGCGGCGAGCACGACGCCGACCAGGATCGAGAGCAGGATCAGCCGGAACGCCACCGAGAGCGGCGAGCCGCCGAGAAAGCGGTACAGGCCGTCGCTCTGGCCTCCGGCCGGCAAGTCCCTGACGTCGTTCGGCATCTGTATCTCCTGGCGGAATTGTCCGCGCATTATAGGTCACGGCGGAGCACATGGGAAATCCGTGAGCGGCGATCAATGGCTGCCATGCGGCTTGCGGGTTTAACTTCCTGTCATGGAGATTAACATCCGTTCAAGTGTCTCCAGCCGGTCGGCCTCGCGCGGCGGCTTGTCCCAGCGCAGCCGGCTGATCCGGGGAAAGCGCATCGCGACGCCGGATTTGTGACGCGACGAGCGCTGCAGGCCCTCGAACGCGACCTCCAGCACCAGCCCCTGATCCGGCTCATGCACGACATGCCGCACCGGGCCGAACTTCTCGGTGGTGTTGCGGCGGACGAAGCGGTCGATCTGCAAAAGCTCCTCGTCGGTGAAGCCGAAATAGGCCTTGCCGACCGGCACCAGCTCGTCGCCCGCATCGCCGCGGGTCCAGACCCCGAACGTGTAGTCGGAGTAGTATGACGAGCGTTTGCCGTGGCCCCGCTGGGCATACATCAGCACCGCGTCGATGATGTGCGGATCGCGCTTCCATTTCCACCATGGGCCCTTCGGCCGTCCCGGCAGATAGGGCGCGTCGCGCCGCTTCAGCATGACGCCCTCGACGGCGTCGGCATCGTCGCCGGCGCCGGCGCTTTTCGGATCGGCGCGCGCCGCGGCCAGTTCCTCCCAGCTCGCGAACGGAACCGTCGGCGACAGGTCGATGCGCGGATCGCCGAGCCTGGCGACGAAGGCTTCGAGATGCGCGCGCCGTTCAGTGAATGGGAGCTCGCGCAGATCGTTCTCGTCGTCGCCGAGCAGGTCGTAGGCGCGCAGATGGATCGGGAATTCCTTGATCAGCTTCGGCGAGACGACTTTGCGGTTCAGCCGCTGCTGCAAGACGTTGAAGGTCTGCACGCGGCCGTCGCGCAGCACCAGCAATTCGCCGTCGACCGCGCCGGGCAGATGCAGCGAGGGCACGAGGTCGGGGAAGCTGCCGGTGATGTCCTCGCCGGTGCGCGAATAGAGCCGCGCCTGGATGTGACCGCGCGCGTCGCGGCCGGCGACCGCCTGCACGCGGATGCCGTCCCACTTCCATTCCGCGCTGAACTCGGCGGCGTCGAGATTGGCGAAGTCGCTATCCTCGATCGGATGCGCCAGCATCACCGGGCGGAACGGGGTCGGATCGCGGTTGACCGGCTTGTCGCCGCGGCCTTCGAGCCATGCGAACAAGTCGAGATAGGGCGGTGACAGCCCGGGCCACATCAGCTCGATCTCGTGCGGGTCCTTGTCGCCGAGTGCCGCCGCAGCGGTCTTCGCCAGCCGAGCCGAGATCCCGATCCGCATCGCGCCGGTGACGAGCTTCAGCAGCGCCCAGCGCCCGGTCTCGTCGAGCTCGTCCAGCCAGCGCGCCAGTTGCGCCGGCAGCTCCGCCTTGCCGAGCGTGCGCAGCGTCGTGACGACGTCGGTCAGCGTCGGGGGAGGTGGGTTGTTGTGCGTGCGTGGAGTCTCGGCGACATCTCGCCCGCGGTACCCCTCTCCCTCACCCTCCCCCGCAAGGGGGGAGGGAACCCATCCAACAGTGCGTCCCTCACTCATGTCGGTCACAACGTTGCTGTGAGGTGAGCACGACGGTTGGGCTCCCTCCCCCCTTGCGGGGGAGGGTTGGGGAGAGGGGTAGCCCAGCAAAGACTCGTTGTGAGATGCGCCAGTCGCCTTCGGCCACATCAACGCGACGGTCTCGGAGAGATCGCCGACGTAATCATAGGAATAGCCGAACAGCACCGGATCGGTGCGTTCGGTGATCAGGTCACGGATCAAGCCCGGCTTGGCGTGCTTGAACGACAATGCACCGGTCAGCGCCGCCAGCGCGTAGCCGCGGTCCGGATCTTCGGTTTCGCGGAAATAGCCGACCAGCAGCCTGATCTTGTTGTTGCGGCCGGGCTCGTAGGCGAGCCGGTCGAGCAGTTCGGCAAAGCGGTTCACGATGTCGCCTCGCCGTCGGGCTTGGCCTCGCCTTCGCCGGTGACTGCCGCGGTCTCACCCTCGTCCTCGTCGCCATAGCCGACCAGATCGAGCGGCCGCGCGGCAAGGCCCTTGCTCTTGCACCAATGCACCAGCGCGTCTTCCTGGCCGTGGGTGACCCAGATTTCGCCGGCGCCGGTGGCCGCAATCGTCGCCGTCAGCCCGTCCCAGTCGGCGTGATCCGAGATCACCAGCGGCAGCTCGATGCCGCCTTGTCGCGCGCGTGCGCGCACCCGCATCCAGCCCGAGGCGAAGGCGGTGACCGGATCGGGGAAGCGACGCGTCCACACGTCCGATGTCGCGCTGGGTGGCGCCAGCGTGATGGTGCCGGCAAGCTCGGCCTTCTTCATGCCGCGCGCAGGCCGGAGCTCGCCGAGCGGAATGCCGCGCTCCTGATAATAATACGTGATCTTCTCCATCGCGCCATGCAGATAGATCGGCGCGTCGTAGCCGGCCTCGCGCAGCAGCGCGATCACCCGCTGCGCCTTGCCGAGCGAATAGGCGCCGACCAGATGCGCACGCTCCGGAAACAGTTTGACGGACGCGAGCAGCTTGTTCACCTCGCCGGCGGCATCGCCATGGCGGAACACAGGCAA
The window above is part of the Bradyrhizobium sp. PSBB068 genome. Proteins encoded here:
- a CDS encoding DUF952 domain-containing protein, which produces MPMIYKITPASAWREAERQGVYRGSADDNRDGFIHFSTASQVAETARKHYHGQTGLFLVAVDADALGDALRWERSRNDELFPHLYGELDLGAVTEILSLRARSDGGHDVPELKP
- a CDS encoding quinone-dependent dihydroorotate dehydrogenase, yielding MIRAFDAFSLPLLRWFDPEDAHRMAIQGLKLLPPVRLRPDDPKLAVRAFGLNFPNPIGMAAGFDKSAEVPDALLRLGFGFVEIGSVTPKPQAGNPRPRLFRLERDEAVINRMGFNNDGAEAVLRRLAARAGGGGIVGVNVGANKDSEDRIADYVKLIETFAPVASYFTVNVSSPNTPGLRNLQQSAALDDLLARVIDTRERVRKNAGDSPVLLKIAPDLSLAELDDVVHIARSRGVDGMIVANTTLARPSTLREETRAKEQGGLSGRPLFRLSTRMVAETYVRVEGAFPLIGVGGIDSGGAALTKIRAGASLIQLYSSLVYKGIGLVEDIKRDLSSTLLRTGRDSLSEIVGADAAAITAEDWPVR
- a CDS encoding MATE family efflux transporter produces the protein MHAPIHPKISTRQVFAIAGPAMVANLTTPLIGIVSTTAIGRLDDAAQLGGVAMASVIFDCLFWLFAFLRMSTLAFTAQAQGAGEPQEYAAILVRGFIVAGLIGAALIALQLPLAAITFQLMGGSEGVTRAAKTYFMIRIWSAPLALANYVILGWLVGQARANLALALQIVINLINMIATVLLVQAYGAGIAGAAIAAVLAETAGFVVGIVVAWRISQTGFAVPAATLFDRTKLMRMLAVNRDIMVRTAALIVVFLFFTAKGAREGDVTLAANSVLNNFLLVSAFFLDGLANAAQQLCGRAFGARDGRGFADSTRLVLLWGIGFALVVSVLFALFGPALIKLMTTSDDVRRYARDFLPFVVMAPLPGVFAFGFDGIYVGATWAREMRNLMLASLAIFLATWWALSAYGNTGLWIALIGFYVARGGLQGLRYPAMLRKTFATSPASPRP
- a CDS encoding MBL fold metallo-hydrolase, whose product is MQLRFVGCGDAFGSGGRFNTCFHVSSERVNFLIDCGASSLPALKRLEIDRDAIDLILITHFHGDHFAGLPFFLLDAQFSRRTRPLVIAGPQGIETKLPEVMEVMFEHSSKTRQRFDLSVVTLAPRERRSFGDVTVTPYPVVHGESGGPFLAYRVEAEGRTVCYSADTEWTDALIPAAQNADLFIAEAYTYDRTVKNHLSLKTLEAHLPVINARRVVLTHMSDDVLARIDELPYAAASDGLVVVF
- a CDS encoding cisplatin damage response ATP-dependent DNA ligase; this translates as MNRFAELLDRLAYEPGRNNKIRLLVGYFRETEDPDRGYALAALTGALSFKHAKPGLIRDLITERTDPVLFGYSYDYVGDLSETVALMWPKATGASHNESLLGYPSPQPSPARGEGAQPSCSPHSNVVTDMSEGRTVGWVPSPLAGEGEGEGYRGRDVAETPRTHNNPPPPTLTDVVTTLRTLGKAELPAQLARWLDELDETGRWALLKLVTGAMRIGISARLAKTAAAALGDKDPHEIELMWPGLSPPYLDLFAWLEGRGDKPVNRDPTPFRPVMLAHPIEDSDFANLDAAEFSAEWKWDGIRVQAVAGRDARGHIQARLYSRTGEDITGSFPDLVPSLHLPGAVDGELLVLRDGRVQTFNVLQQRLNRKVVSPKLIKEFPIHLRAYDLLGDDENDLRELPFTERRAHLEAFVARLGDPRIDLSPTVPFASWEELAAARADPKSAGAGDDADAVEGVMLKRRDAPYLPGRPKGPWWKWKRDPHIIDAVLMYAQRGHGKRSSYYSDYTFGVWTRGDAGDELVPVGKAYFGFTDEELLQIDRFVRRNTTEKFGPVRHVVHEPDQGLVLEVAFEGLQRSSRHKSGVAMRFPRISRLRWDKPPREADRLETLERMLISMTGS
- a CDS encoding ligase-associated DNA damage response exonuclease, with the translated sequence MRSQDILMPVPAGLCCKPGGFHIDPVRPVERALITHGHSDHARTGHGAVLATQETLDMMRLRYGENFAGSVQAVAYGEEIRLGDVTVSFHPAGHVLGSAQISVTCKDRRIVASGDYKDARDPTCAPFELVPCDVFVTEATFGLPVFRHGDAAGEVNKLLASVKLFPERAHLVGAYSLGKAQRVIALLREAGYDAPIYLHGAMEKITYYYQERGIPLGELRPARGMKKAELAGTITLAPPSATSDVWTRRFPDPVTAFASGWMRVRARARQGGIELPLVISDHADWDGLTATIAATGAGEIWVTHGQEDALVHWCKSKGLAARPLDLVGYGDEDEGETAAVTGEGEAKPDGEATS